The following nucleotide sequence is from Natronosalvus caseinilyticus.
GACCCAGGACGTGATCGTCGTGCCCGCGGATCGCGACGTCGCGTTCGTCATGACCTCGAGGGACGTCATCCACAGCTTTGCCGTTCCCGGTCTGGGTCTGCGTCAGGACGTCTTCCCCGAACAGGAGAGCGCCGTTCGGACCAATGTCTACGAACCCGGCACCTACCAGGTCCAGTGCACGGAGTTCTGTGGTGCCCAGCACGCACACATGCGGGCGACGATCGTCGTCGTCGACGAAGAAACGTACCAGACGTGGCTCGTGAACCACGAAGGCGAGGAAAACGTGACTGACGCACCGGCGGCCAGAGACTAGTGGACTAACTCGAGGATGCGGGTCGAGACCGGAAGGCGATCCAGACGAGCGCGATGAAAAACGAGACGGGAAGTGCGACGACGAACCCCCAGAGGTAGTTCGCTCCCCAGAGTACCACCAGCAATATCGCGAAGAGACCGACGGCTACCAGCGGGGCGACGGCGATAGCGGCCTGCTGTCGGTCGATATCCTCGGACGGTGAGCCTCCGCGAGCGCGCATACGGATACGGGTTCGACACTCCCGAGGGACAAATATCCCCAGTGAGCGACCTCGGGGCGCACTCGAGAAAATCACGGCGAGTAGGCGAACGACTACGACCCGACGCTCCACCGAGTTTCGTAGGGGTAGCGCTCGGCGCGGTACAGCGCTACGTGGGTTACCAGCGCGACGACGACCAGTCCCACGTTCACCGGCGTCGAATCGTACGCGACGACGTTGATGACGATTTCCCCGCTGTAGACCGGCCAGAAGGGTTCCATCGCCGCATGCGGCGCCGACGAGAGCAGGTCGACGAAGATGTGACTGAGGCCGCCAGCCCAGAACGCGCTCGTTGCGAAGACGAACGTCGTCTCGGGAGCAATCGAGTCGCTTCGAATCAATCGATGAGCGTTCAACGCCCCCGTGAGTGTCCGTGCGGCCACGGCCCCGAAGACGAGACCGACCACCAGGACGAACGGAACGGTGTGTGTCAACCCGTGGTGTTGGAGTTGAGGATGTGAAAAATAGGAGTCGAACAGGAGGTCGACGTCCGGAAGCAACGCCGTGACCTGTGTGAGCGCGGCGAACGTTAGCGCCGGTCGACGACCCCACAGGATCCAGGCGGGAACGGCGAACAACAGTGCCATCGCACCGTGACCGATTGGCTCCACCATCTGCCCCTATAACGTGTAGAGTATAATATTCACCCACTCGCCCGGATAGCCGGTCGTCCCACCGCTTCGATACGATCGGAGGCGGCTCCTTCCCGACGAATTTTACCCACTCCTTTATCATCGTTGGCGGTGTGCATCGACGGACCATGCCGACGCTCGGCCTCTCCAGGGAGTCGATTCGAGATATATCGGGAAACCTCGTACCCCTCGGCGTGCTGCTGTTCTTCGCCGGGTGGTTGCTCCTCGAGCGCCCGTGGGGGTGGGACCTGCTGTCGCTGGCCGTCGTCTACGGGCTCATCTTCTCGCTCGTGGGAACGCTGTTTCTGGTCACGTACGTCGTCGCCGTGCGGTTTCAGGAAGCGACACCCGAGCGGTGACACCGAGTATGATCGCAGATTCCGACGACGAACCGACCTGGAGCGAACCGACGGCTGCAGCCTCACGCTGTCCGGACTGCGGCCGTCCGTTCACGACCGAGGAGCGTCGCCTGCTCCACCGGGGCCTCGAGCACCCGGATCGACTCACCGCTCGAGAGCGCGAAGCGTATGCGACGGTCGCAGCGGCGGAACGCGGCGCTCACAGACGCTACGTGCTAGGTGCACTGATCGTGTTCGTGGTGACGTACTTCGGATTCCTGTTCGCGTACGCGATCGTCGCGTGAGCGGGGTCGCGCGGGGGACCCGCCCTCAGAACGTGATGAGGACGATGCCCGTCACGAAGAGCAAGACGACTACGACGGCGAGAAACAACCCGAAGAGTGCTTTTTCGGACATGGGAATTCGTCATCGAGCGAAGTGATAAAACACGTGTCGGGTGAATCCAGGTTCAGGTGAGTATGTGCACGCGACGATTGTGCATTCGGACACCCGCGTCGGAGACGCCGGGGCCAGTGCACCAGTCAAAACCGTACGGAAGGTCGGCAGTCACTCGTTTCGACCGGAGAAATTCACGTCGAACGGGCTACAATCCACCACCGCGCATCTTATGCCCGTTCGAAATCTCCATTCGGCCAATGGTAACAGTTGACAATGTACTGGGTCTTCTCAACGAGAAGCGCCGCCGATACGCACTGTACTATCTCAACGAACAGGATGGTGCAGTGCCAGTCGAGGAGGTCGTGGAAGCGGTAGCGGACATGGAAACGGACGAGGGGTCCTCTCCCCTCCCGGACGAGAAGTGGAACAATATCGAACTCTCACTTCATCACAACCACCTCCAGAAAGCCGACGAGTACGACTTCATTCACTACGATTCGGAGGCGGGCGTCGTCGAACTCGTCGAATCCCCCACCGAACTCGATATCATCCTCACCGTCGCGAACGTGCTCGAACGGACGAACTGAGTCGTACCCGGAAGCCGTACGACTCGCCGCAAACGGTACTCGAACGCATCCTCGAGCAATCGCACAATCCGTCTCTGCCAGCAGTCGCACAATCCGGATCCTCGAGTGTCCCCACCTCCAACCCGCTACTCGTCCTCGACCAGACAGTAGGCGTGGCCCGGTGCCTCGAAGACCGCCTCCTCGCTGTCGCCCCAGTAATTCGAGATCCTGGCCCGTTCGGCGTAGTAGATCCGGCCATCGCGCGGAATCGGTTCGCTGGTCACGTGGCCGCGATTCATCACTTTCCATCGAACGTCGCCAGTGTCCTTCTCGAGCGCGTAGAGGTGGCCGTCGTAGGAGCCCACCAGCACCGCGTCGGCGGTCACCGTCAGCGATCCCAGCACGTTACCCTCGACGTGGGTCGACCACAGCTCCTCGCCCGTGTCCGCATCGAGCGCGTAGACGTTCCAGTCGTCGCCGCCCGTGTAGACGACGTTCGTCTCGGGGTCGATTCCCGGATTCGACATAACCACCTCGCCGATCTCGAACGACCACTCCTCGCTCCCGTCCTCGAGGTCGAGGCGGTAGAAGTGCCCGTCCCAGGAGCCGACGAACGCGCTGCCGTCGTAGGTCGGGATCGTCCCTTTGACGTGGTGGCCCGTCTCGAACTCCCAGGCGAACTCGAGGGAGGGGAACTCCCAAGCGTAGACGACGCCGTCGTTCGACCCGGTGACCATCCGCTCGGTCTCGGGGTCGATTGCCGTCGAGGGGTGGGGCATCCCCCACAGGCGGTCGTCTTTCCACAGCGGCTCGCCCGTGCCGGCGTCCAGCGCCCACATCGTTCCCGCGTTCGGGTTCGAGTACTCGGTGACGACGTAGATCACGCCGTCCCAGTAGGCCGGGCTCGAACCGATGGCGATCGAGCCGTCGAGTTGGCCGCCCGTCGTGTGCCAGATCTCGTCACCGGTTTCGGGATCGAAGGCGTACATGTCGCCGTCGTAGCCCCCGAGGTAGGCGACGTCGCCGATGACTGTTGGCGTCCCGTGAAAGCCCAGGGATCTCGAGGCGCCCGTCATCCGCGTCCACCTGTGTTCGCCGCGCGGGGTTACCGCGTGGATGCGGCCCGTGTCGGACGGGATCAGGATCGTCTCGCCGTCGGGCGTCGGCAGGGGGCTCGACTTCGCCGCGGTGTGGCCGATGTAGTTGACCGGGAGCGACCAGTTGACCGACACCGACTCAGGCACGGTCTCGTCCGGGTAGTAGCCGAGGCGGCGAAGCCCGTGGCGAAACATCGCCGCGTCGTCGCGGTCCGGGTACGCTTCGTCGTAGGGCAGGATCTCGGGGTCGAACGAGTCCTGATCTCGCGAGTAGGTGCCGTACCCGGGGAGCGCACAACCGGCGAGTCCCGCCAGAGCCAAGCTCCCCCCGGCGAGGACCTGTCGTCTCGAGACGTGCGGTGGACGGGTCATCTGTCGTCGAGCCAATTGGAAGGGTTCCGGTATAGTTCCGCCGGTTCGAGAGGTCACGTCGCCGACGTCTCGAGTCGGATTCCCGACGTCAGGCTACGGAGTTCGTTGTCAGGCACAGAGAGTCGTTGCTAGATCCAGGGATTCGTTGTCGAGTCGAGAGACGCGTTCCGAACCGAGGGATTCGAGGGTCGAACGCGGGTCGCTCGAGCCAGAGGTGTACTCCGATTATATCCCTGCTACGATTCGGTAGACGGGCAGTGACAGTTTATCCGTCCCGAAGACGATCAAGTGGTTTTCTATATGGTCCTTATTCACGTAATAGGTATTTTATACGTATGTGGACTAGAACTATATTCAGGTTTGTGGACGACCAGCGTATGTCAACGCACGCAACACACTGGAACGGCACCGCGACCTGCCCGTTCTGCGGCGGCGAACTGAGCGACCCGGGCGCCGGATTCGTCGACCACATCGGCGTCAACCCCGACTGTCGAGTCGAGTTCGATACCTGGCGCGACAACGTCGCAGACGATCTCGGCGGTACCTGGAGCGGATAGTCGATAGTCGAGGTCCATCGTCGACTTAAACTCGAGCGCCGTTCGGGCCCTATAACCCGACTGCCTGCCCGTCTTTTCGCGGTTCCGTCGCCCCGGTAAGCACGTCTCCGGTGCGGCGAACGAGCTGTGCACCCCCGAACATCACGGGTGGAAGCACCTGCACGTCGTGGCCTTTGCGCACGAGTCCGGTCTGGTTCGGGAACCGTTCCTCGACGCCGAGGGACCCCTCCTCGCGGTAGCGCCAGCGCGGCGCGTCGAGCGCTTCCTGGGCGCCCATCCCGTAGTCGACCAGGTTCGAGACGACCTGGACGTGGCCCTGGGGTTGCATGTATCCGCCCATTACACCGAAGGCCGCCCAGTCGTCCTCGTCGAACTTCGCGATGGCTGGCACGAGGGTGTGAAACGGCCGTTTGCCGGGCTCGAGGCGGTTTGGATGTTCGGGATCGAGCGAGAACGAGGCGCCCCGGTTCTGGAGGGCGATACCGGTGTCCCCGGCGACCAGCCCGCTCCCGAAGCCGGCGAAGCGGGAGTTGATGTACGAGACGAGATTGCCTTCCGCGTCGCCGACGGTGAGGAGCGCGGTGTCGGCGTCCTCGGCGGCTATCGTCGGCACGCCCACCGCGGGGTCCTGAATCGCCCGATCGCCGATCGCCGCGGCGCGCTCGCGGGCGTAGTCCTTCGATGCCAGCGGCGGCACCGTCTCGTAGGTGGGGTCGGTGATGTAGTGGTGGCCGTCGACGAACGCGAGCTTCGTCGCCTCCGCGAACGCATGCACCCGCTCGGGGGAGTCGTACGCGTGCTCGCCCGCCCCGATTTCCTCCGCGATGTTCAGCGCCTCGAGCGCGATTAGCCCCTGGTTGTTCGGCGGCAGTTCGAAAATCTCCGCGCCGTTGTAGGTGGTATGCACGGGCTCGAGGAACTCGGGTTCGAAGGCGGAGAGATCCTCGAGGGTCAGGAAGCCGCCCTTCGACTGCACCTCGTCGGCGATGGCCTCGCCGATCTCGCCCTCGTAGACGGCGTCCGCGCCCTCTTCGGCGATCGTTCGCATCGATTCGCCGAGGCGTTCGAGCGTCACGACTTGGCCCGGATCGGGCGCTTCGCCGTCGAACAGGTAGGTCTCGCGGGCGTGGTCGTCGGTAAAGAGGCGGGGTGCGCCCTGCCAGTAGTAGGAGATGACCTCCGAGACGGGATAGCCTTCGAGGGCGTAGTGAATGGCTGGCTCGAGGACGTCAGCGAGCGTCAGTGTCCCCAGTTCTTCGACGGTGGCCTCCCAGCCGCGGACCGTCCCGGGAACCGTGACTGCGTGCGGCCCCAGGAACGGCATCTCGAGGTCGTCGCTCGCGGTGTCGTCGACGGCGTAGCCCCTGGATTCGGGGTACCAGTCGGCGGCGTCCTCGAATTCCTGGACGGAGCGCGTGACGTTCTCGATGGTCGCCTCGGCGGGGGCGCCACCGCAGGCACGCATGGCGCCGACCTCGCCATCGGCGGTTCGGTAGAGGGCGAAGACGTCGCCGCCGAGGCCGGTCGACGTGGGTTCGACGACGTTCAGCGCGGCCGCGGTGGCGACGGCCGCATCGAAGGCGTTCCCGCCGTCCTCGAGGATCGAGAGGCCGGCCTGAGCCGCCAGGGGCTGACTCGTGGCGACCATCCCGCCGGTGGCGTGGACCGAGGAGCGTCTCGAGTCGAATCGATCGAGGTCGTAGTCGGTGCTCATGACAGGGGCTTTCGCTCGGGGGTCAAAAGTGCGGGCGTTCCGGCAGGCCGGGACGAGGACAGAGGGACGCCGTTCTAAACTATAATATCTATAGTGTGTGCGTGGTCGGGAACGGAATCTGCAAAGCAGCTTCGTCGAGTGATCTCGAGTCGTCGGGCGCAACGTTCACGGCCACTGGGTCGAAACGTCGGTACGAACGGGGTAGCGAACCCACCGACACCAGCCCATGGCCAACGAACCGTACCTCCCCGGCGTCGACCACACCGACGAGCGCGAGGACCGCATCGTCCTCCACGTCGACGCCGACTGCTTCTACGCCGCCTGCGAGCGCCTCCGGGAACCCGACCTCGAGGGCGAACCGGTCGTCGTCGGCATGGGGTACGAACCCGGTGACTCAGTGGGGGCCGTCGCCACCGCCAGCTACGAGGCGCGCGCATTCGGCGTCGAGAGCGCCCAGGCCATCTCGACGGCACTCGAAGTGCTGCCCCGGCGAGCGGACGCCGAGGACGATCCAAACCTCATACTCGAGGAAACCGGTCACTACCGTCCGGTCGACATGGACTACTACCAGTCGGTCGCCGCCGAGGTGAAGGACATCCTCCACGACTGCGCCGACGTCGTCCGCGAGGTGAGCGTCGACGAGGCCTATCTGGACGTGACCGAGCGCACCGCCTGGTCGGTCGTCGACGGCTTCGCCCGCCACGTCAAAGACCGCATCCGTCGCGAGGTCGGCATCACCGTCAGCGTCAGCGTTGCGCCCTCGATGAGCGCGGCCAAAATCGCCAGCGACTTCGACAAACCGGACGGCCTAACGGTCGTTCGTCCGGGCGAGGTCCGCGAGTTCTTGGCCCCGCTTGACGTCGACCTGCTCCACGGCGTCGGCCCCGTGACGGCCCGCGAACTGCGGTCAATGGGGCTCGAGACGGCGGCGGACGTCGCTGCCGCCGATCCGGAACCCCTCGTCGACCGATTCGGCGAGCGCGGTCGCGAACTCTACGACCGCGCGCGGGGAGACGAC
It contains:
- a CDS encoding metal-dependent hydrolase, which produces MVEPIGHGAMALLFAVPAWILWGRRPALTFAALTQVTALLPDVDLLFDSYFSHPQLQHHGLTHTVPFVLVVGLVFGAVAARTLTGALNAHRLIRSDSIAPETTFVFATSAFWAGGLSHIFVDLLSSAPHAAMEPFWPVYSGEIVINVVAYDSTPVNVGLVVVALVTHVALYRAERYPYETRWSVGS
- a CDS encoding DUF6684 family protein, whose protein sequence is MHRRTMPTLGLSRESIRDISGNLVPLGVLLFFAGWLLLERPWGWDLLSLAVVYGLIFSLVGTLFLVTYVVAVRFQEATPER
- a CDS encoding DUF7410 domain-containing protein, producing the protein MIADSDDEPTWSEPTAAASRCPDCGRPFTTEERRLLHRGLEHPDRLTAREREAYATVAAAERGAHRRYVLGALIVFVVTYFGFLFAYAIVA
- a CDS encoding DUF7344 domain-containing protein, producing MVTVDNVLGLLNEKRRRYALYYLNEQDGAVPVEEVVEAVADMETDEGSSPLPDEKWNNIELSLHHNHLQKADEYDFIHYDSEAGVVELVESPTELDIILTVANVLERTN
- a CDS encoding PQQ-binding-like beta-propeller repeat protein, with the translated sequence MTRPPHVSRRQVLAGGSLALAGLAGCALPGYGTYSRDQDSFDPEILPYDEAYPDRDDAAMFRHGLRRLGYYPDETVPESVSVNWSLPVNYIGHTAAKSSPLPTPDGETILIPSDTGRIHAVTPRGEHRWTRMTGASRSLGFHGTPTVIGDVAYLGGYDGDMYAFDPETGDEIWHTTGGQLDGSIAIGSSPAYWDGVIYVVTEYSNPNAGTMWALDAGTGEPLWKDDRLWGMPHPSTAIDPETERMVTGSNDGVVYAWEFPSLEFAWEFETGHHVKGTIPTYDGSAFVGSWDGHFYRLDLEDGSEEWSFEIGEVVMSNPGIDPETNVVYTGGDDWNVYALDADTGEELWSTHVEGNVLGSLTVTADAVLVGSYDGHLYALEKDTGDVRWKVMNRGHVTSEPIPRDGRIYYAERARISNYWGDSEEAVFEAPGHAYCLVEDE
- a CDS encoding DUF7501 family protein, with product MSTHATHWNGTATCPFCGGELSDPGAGFVDHIGVNPDCRVEFDTWRDNVADDLGGTWSG
- a CDS encoding gamma-glutamyltransferase family protein is translated as MSTDYDLDRFDSRRSSVHATGGMVATSQPLAAQAGLSILEDGGNAFDAAVATAAALNVVEPTSTGLGGDVFALYRTADGEVGAMRACGGAPAEATIENVTRSVQEFEDAADWYPESRGYAVDDTASDDLEMPFLGPHAVTVPGTVRGWEATVEELGTLTLADVLEPAIHYALEGYPVSEVISYYWQGAPRLFTDDHARETYLFDGEAPDPGQVVTLERLGESMRTIAEEGADAVYEGEIGEAIADEVQSKGGFLTLEDLSAFEPEFLEPVHTTYNGAEIFELPPNNQGLIALEALNIAEEIGAGEHAYDSPERVHAFAEATKLAFVDGHHYITDPTYETVPPLASKDYARERAAAIGDRAIQDPAVGVPTIAAEDADTALLTVGDAEGNLVSYINSRFAGFGSGLVAGDTGIALQNRGASFSLDPEHPNRLEPGKRPFHTLVPAIAKFDEDDWAAFGVMGGYMQPQGHVQVVSNLVDYGMGAQEALDAPRWRYREEGSLGVEERFPNQTGLVRKGHDVQVLPPVMFGGAQLVRRTGDVLTGATEPRKDGQAVGL
- the dinB gene encoding DNA polymerase IV; this translates as MANEPYLPGVDHTDEREDRIVLHVDADCFYAACERLREPDLEGEPVVVGMGYEPGDSVGAVATASYEARAFGVESAQAISTALEVLPRRADAEDDPNLILEETGHYRPVDMDYYQSVAAEVKDILHDCADVVREVSVDEAYLDVTERTAWSVVDGFARHVKDRIRREVGITVSVSVAPSMSAAKIASDFDKPDGLTVVRPGEVREFLAPLDVDLLHGVGPVTARELRSMGLETAADVAAADPEPLVDRFGERGRELYDRARGDDDRRVEPKGLPKSFSRESAFDGPVEEREPKRELVETLAAAVADRARREGALYRTVGVKAVRPPYEVNTRERSLPGPVDEPDLVREIALDLFAEFESEPVRKLGVRVANLEFSEADQTSLDGINWEDRTGSEEADSSTDGGDDGENDALGGADSSSPTERVTDAAEQLDLETALASDSGDRDETERSTDEDDEERANRETSVRGSGQVSLDEFE